The Marinobacter sp. ANT_B65 genome has a segment encoding these proteins:
- a CDS encoding HD domain-containing protein, translated as MRRAVNDLLGAYDKLIMDPVHGAIPLYRHEIQVIDHPLFQRLRNICQNDILSLVFPGATHSRFLHSIGVMHVGTRMFRSMIDAYLRERQLSEQTDLSLSQLDAIDYLAKTIRLGCLLHDSGHSSFSHQFTQAKRIRQLMSRPGRFADLWEGVNYSAYHSEEPEELEHEHYSVRVAHEVLSAVDLESAGLHAQDIIGIMETTEVTPSETFCRHARTFWGFIAGEDAESESLIRENIPQLVLDLLSSIVSGEIDADRADYMLRDGFHSSVTIGGFNLDHLLSNLRFGWDESEPWLGLAITQKGLGALEDFVYSRYQMYRKVYAHKTALGFDWLLREAINEVLEDPESFEWIDTCLSNMRYFAELTDNFFWEAFRKVARQRPDSFSFCIVNRVKLNHLDTREDLSSSGIASHSAWLAEAMELNPAHVVTCSMRARFSNIQDNFNGIKVLIRNPVSRARSLKQITDVSAFFSKFSDGTITHFYTRPDSTLAAGQNITG; from the coding sequence ATGAGAAGAGCGGTAAATGACCTGTTGGGAGCTTATGACAAGCTGATCATGGATCCGGTTCACGGAGCGATCCCGTTATACCGGCATGAAATTCAGGTGATTGACCATCCGTTGTTCCAGCGGCTGCGCAACATCTGCCAGAACGATATTCTCAGCCTGGTTTTCCCTGGAGCAACACACTCACGCTTTCTGCACAGTATTGGCGTGATGCATGTGGGGACCCGCATGTTTCGTTCAATGATTGACGCCTATCTCAGGGAGCGCCAGCTCAGCGAGCAGACCGACCTGAGTCTCAGCCAGCTCGACGCCATTGATTACCTGGCCAAAACCATTCGCCTTGGCTGCCTGCTCCATGACAGCGGGCATTCTAGTTTTTCCCACCAGTTTACCCAGGCAAAGCGGATTCGCCAGCTGATGTCACGCCCAGGGCGGTTCGCAGACTTATGGGAAGGCGTAAATTATTCGGCATACCACAGCGAGGAGCCCGAAGAACTTGAACATGAGCACTATTCGGTAAGGGTTGCCCACGAAGTTCTGTCGGCCGTCGACCTGGAGAGCGCAGGCCTTCACGCCCAGGATATTATTGGCATTATGGAAACAACAGAGGTGACGCCCAGCGAAACTTTCTGCCGCCACGCCCGCACATTCTGGGGGTTTATTGCCGGCGAAGACGCGGAGTCGGAATCACTGATCAGGGAGAATATCCCACAACTGGTGCTGGATTTACTCTCATCGATTGTGTCGGGAGAAATTGATGCCGACCGTGCAGACTACATGCTGCGGGACGGATTCCACTCTTCTGTCACGATTGGTGGGTTCAACCTTGACCATCTCCTCAGCAATCTGCGCTTCGGGTGGGACGAGTCAGAGCCGTGGCTTGGGCTTGCAATCACTCAGAAAGGCCTGGGCGCACTGGAAGACTTTGTTTACAGTCGCTATCAGATGTACCGCAAGGTTTACGCCCATAAAACTGCGCTGGGCTTTGACTGGTTGTTGCGGGAGGCCATTAACGAAGTTCTGGAAGATCCGGAAAGCTTTGAATGGATAGACACCTGCCTTAGCAACATGCGCTACTTTGCTGAGCTCACCGACAACTTTTTCTGGGAAGCCTTCCGGAAAGTCGCCCGCCAGCGCCCGGACAGTTTTTCATTCTGTATCGTTAACCGGGTAAAACTGAACCATCTGGATACCCGTGAAGACCTTTCCTCCAGCGGTATAGCCAGCCACAGCGCCTGGCTCGCCGAGGCCATGGAGTTGAATCCCGCCCATGTAGTCACCTGTTCCATGCGGGCACGGTTTTCCAATATCCAGGATAATTTTAATGGCATCAAGGTGCTGATCCGCAATCCTGTATCCCGCGCGCGTTCGCTAAAACAAATTACCGATGTCAGTGCTTTTTTCAGCAAGTTCAGCGACGGCACCATTACTCACTTCTATACCCGTCCCGATAGCACTCTGGCCGCCGGGCAGAATATTACCGGCTAG
- a CDS encoding acyl-CoA desaturase, whose amino-acid sequence MTRVQSCFINILRWFDSDAGTDHIDVNSRSFNFIRVIPFLTLHLACLLAFYTGASAFAVGFAILFFLVRMFAITGFYHRYFAHKTFKTSRTAQFLFAVLGASAAQRGPLWWAAHHRHHHQHSDREQDLHSPHQGGFWWSHMGWFTCDAGFATNERRIRDWLKFPELKLLNRFDALVPAAAALLIYLLGEALAAWAPGLGTNGLQMLIWGFFISTVALFHATVSINSLSHVWGKRRFETADDSRNNFWLALLTLGEGWHNNHHRWPQSVRQGFRWYEIDITWYGLWLLSKLGIIWELNPIPRHIQEETRQLDQMRRART is encoded by the coding sequence ATGACCCGAGTGCAAAGTTGTTTTATAAACATCCTGAGGTGGTTCGATTCAGATGCCGGCACGGATCACATAGATGTAAACTCACGCTCCTTCAATTTCATCCGCGTGATTCCATTCCTGACGCTTCATCTGGCATGCCTGCTGGCCTTTTACACTGGCGCAAGTGCCTTTGCAGTGGGTTTCGCGATCCTCTTTTTCCTGGTGCGAATGTTTGCCATTACCGGATTCTACCACCGGTATTTCGCACACAAGACGTTCAAAACAAGCCGGACGGCCCAGTTTTTATTTGCAGTCCTTGGAGCCAGTGCTGCTCAGCGTGGTCCGCTGTGGTGGGCGGCTCATCACCGGCATCACCACCAGCATTCAGACCGCGAGCAGGATCTGCACTCCCCCCATCAGGGCGGCTTCTGGTGGTCACACATGGGATGGTTTACTTGCGATGCCGGATTTGCGACGAACGAGCGCCGTATTCGCGACTGGCTCAAATTCCCTGAACTGAAGCTTCTTAACCGTTTCGATGCCCTGGTTCCCGCAGCGGCAGCACTACTCATTTACCTATTGGGTGAAGCACTCGCCGCCTGGGCGCCCGGGCTTGGCACCAATGGCCTGCAAATGCTGATCTGGGGCTTTTTCATCTCTACGGTCGCACTGTTTCATGCCACAGTTTCCATTAACTCGCTCTCTCACGTTTGGGGCAAGCGCCGGTTTGAGACTGCAGATGACAGCCGCAACAATTTCTGGCTGGCCCTCCTGACCCTGGGCGAAGGCTGGCATAACAACCATCACCGCTGGCCGCAATCGGTTCGGCAGGGCTTTCGCTGGTATGAGATCGATATTACCTGGTATGGCCTGTGGCTGTTGTCAAAACTGGGAATAATCTGGGAACTCAACCCTATCCCCAGGCATATTCAGGAAGAAACCCGACAGCTTGATCAGATGAGGAGGGCCCGTACATGA
- a CDS encoding DUF1365 domain-containing protein: protein MAGSQWLQGTIRHRRLYPVKHEFEYHTGMLALDTDEWHQVADVSPFFSLEAFNWISLKRKDYFRPEAGDLADALRDQVETATGWRPDGPVELITHPRYAGYVFNPVSFYFCYRAGENGSSGDVPAVIVAQITNTPWNERHAYCLETSGSLPNSAGWRTEQFGFTKRFHVSPFNAMAQHYEWTFSFRGPELRIHMNVLEEGKKHFDATLVVQRAPLTRKTLHRSLRRFPFEALKVAAGIYWHALKLKLKGAPFYTHPDKLAGNDPSHRLGSNDQGVDVTSAIDTNKTQGKVSSWRT from the coding sequence ATGGCGGGCAGCCAATGGCTACAGGGAACAATCCGTCACCGGCGCCTGTACCCGGTAAAACACGAGTTTGAATACCACACAGGTATGCTGGCCCTGGATACAGACGAATGGCATCAGGTGGCCGACGTAAGCCCGTTCTTCTCCCTGGAAGCTTTCAACTGGATATCCCTGAAACGCAAAGACTACTTCCGGCCCGAAGCTGGTGACCTGGCAGACGCCCTGCGCGATCAGGTTGAGACAGCGACGGGCTGGCGCCCTGACGGTCCAGTGGAGCTGATTACTCACCCACGATACGCCGGCTACGTGTTTAACCCTGTCAGCTTTTACTTTTGTTACCGTGCCGGAGAAAACGGCTCCAGCGGAGACGTGCCTGCAGTTATTGTTGCCCAGATAACCAACACACCCTGGAATGAGCGCCATGCTTACTGCCTCGAAACCTCGGGGAGCCTGCCGAATTCAGCAGGCTGGCGTACAGAACAGTTCGGATTTACCAAGCGCTTTCATGTTTCTCCTTTCAACGCTATGGCACAGCATTATGAGTGGACGTTCAGCTTCCGGGGGCCTGAGCTGAGAATTCATATGAATGTGCTAGAGGAAGGAAAAAAACACTTTGATGCCACACTGGTAGTCCAGAGAGCCCCTCTCACACGTAAAACCCTCCATAGAAGCTTGCGCCGGTTTCCTTTTGAAGCGCTCAAGGTAGCTGCCGGCATTTACTGGCATGCCCTGAAGCTGAAATTGAAAGGAGCTCCGTTCTACACCCACCCTGACAAGCTAGCAGGAAACGACCCTTCCCATCGGCTGGGAAGTAACGATCAGGGCGTAGACGTAACCAGTGCCATCGACACCAACAAGACACAGGGTAAGGTAAGCTCATGGAGAACATGA
- a CDS encoding NAD(P)/FAD-dependent oxidoreductase — protein sequence MNNERQRIAVIGAGVSGLTAAWLLAEKHDVEIFEAGDYAGGHTNTEYVQSGGRTWPVNTGFIVFNDWTYPNFMRLMERLGVRSEVSDMSFSVDSGSTGLQYNGTNLNTLFAQRKNLLNLPFLNMVREILRFNKETRADMAAGKIRSTETLGEYLNRNGYSRYFRNHYIVPMGAAIWSAPEIVLEQFPIRFFLQFFNNHGMLSVDDRPSWRVISGGSAQYVKAMMDRLGDCIHLNTPVQAVRRTEDAVLITAEDQTHEFDQVIFGCHSDQALAMLADPSDQEQEILSAIPYQKNDVVLHTDSSVLPENRRAWAAWNYFIPKHSTEPVSVTYNMNTLQNFHNAPETFCVTLNRTQDIAPDKVIKRFSYAHPVFTLAAVEAQERYEEIGNKNRTHYCGAYWFNGFHEDGVRSALRVTSDFGVEF from the coding sequence ATGAACAACGAACGTCAGCGTATTGCTGTCATCGGCGCCGGGGTATCCGGTCTCACGGCAGCATGGCTGCTCGCTGAAAAGCACGATGTCGAAATTTTTGAAGCCGGAGATTATGCCGGTGGTCACACAAATACCGAATATGTGCAATCGGGTGGGCGTACATGGCCGGTAAATACCGGGTTCATTGTATTCAATGACTGGACCTACCCTAACTTCATGCGCCTGATGGAGCGGTTGGGAGTGCGTTCAGAAGTCAGTGACATGAGCTTCAGCGTGGACTCAGGCTCAACCGGACTGCAATACAATGGCACAAACCTGAATACCCTGTTTGCCCAGCGGAAAAACCTCCTGAACCTGCCGTTTCTGAATATGGTCCGGGAGATCCTCAGATTCAACAAGGAAACCCGTGCAGACATGGCCGCTGGAAAGATCCGGAGTACAGAAACTCTGGGTGAATATCTGAACCGTAACGGCTATTCCCGCTATTTCCGGAACCACTACATTGTACCAATGGGTGCCGCTATATGGTCGGCGCCGGAAATTGTACTTGAGCAGTTTCCAATACGTTTTTTCCTGCAGTTCTTCAACAATCACGGAATGTTGTCCGTAGATGACCGTCCTTCCTGGCGAGTGATCTCGGGCGGTTCTGCGCAGTATGTAAAAGCCATGATGGATCGACTCGGTGACTGTATTCACCTCAATACTCCGGTGCAGGCAGTACGCCGGACTGAGGATGCCGTCCTGATCACTGCGGAAGATCAGACCCATGAATTCGATCAGGTTATATTCGGTTGCCACAGTGATCAGGCTCTGGCCATGCTTGCAGACCCCAGCGACCAGGAACAAGAGATCCTGAGTGCAATCCCCTATCAGAAAAACGATGTGGTATTGCACACGGACAGCAGTGTATTACCAGAAAACCGGAGAGCCTGGGCGGCCTGGAACTATTTTATCCCCAAGCACAGCACTGAGCCGGTTTCTGTCACCTACAACATGAACACGCTGCAGAATTTCCATAATGCACCGGAAACTTTCTGCGTCACCCTTAACCGCACCCAGGATATTGCCCCGGACAAAGTGATTAAGCGTTTCAGTTACGCTCACCCGGTATTTACCCTTGCCGCAGTTGAGGCTCAGGAACGCTACGAGGAAATTGGCAACAAAAACCGGACTCACTATTGCGGCGCTTACTGGTTTAACGGTTTTCACGAAGATGGAGTGCGCAGCGCACTGCGGGTAACCAGTGATTTTGGTGTGGAGTTCTGA
- a CDS encoding SDR family NAD(P)-dependent oxidoreductase: protein MSQRLNTPSSIWITGASSGVGESVTQALVRGGHRLIITGRRSEPLEQLATLAPERMVPAVADTTSKEDLQSLAPLLESYGDLNMAILNAGTCEYLDVADYSSEVIEKNIETNVIGTARCVEIALPALRRTCAKGLPATLVIVGSSAWWFPFARAEGYGASKAALAYFAHSLRADLAAEGIDVVLVSPGFVKTPLTERNDFPMPFLVTVEDASERIVSGLAKGHNEIAFPKRFTWILKCLGALPQSLIDRMAASMARRSSSEQETNT from the coding sequence ATGAGCCAGCGCCTGAATACTCCTTCCAGCATATGGATTACCGGGGCCAGCTCTGGCGTTGGCGAATCTGTGACACAAGCACTGGTTCGCGGAGGGCACAGGTTAATAATTACAGGACGCCGCTCTGAACCTCTGGAACAGCTGGCAACCCTTGCGCCAGAACGAATGGTACCGGCAGTAGCGGACACAACCAGCAAGGAAGATCTTCAGTCGCTTGCGCCATTACTGGAATCATACGGCGATCTGAATATGGCCATTCTCAATGCCGGGACCTGTGAGTATCTCGATGTCGCGGATTACAGCAGTGAAGTAATCGAGAAGAATATAGAGACCAATGTAATCGGTACTGCCCGCTGCGTTGAAATCGCCCTGCCCGCATTGCGCCGTACCTGTGCCAAAGGGTTGCCCGCTACCCTGGTCATTGTTGGCTCCTCTGCCTGGTGGTTCCCTTTCGCAAGGGCAGAAGGCTATGGCGCATCAAAGGCGGCGTTGGCCTACTTTGCCCACAGCTTACGGGCAGACCTTGCTGCCGAGGGCATAGACGTAGTGCTGGTTTCTCCCGGCTTCGTAAAAACGCCACTAACCGAACGCAATGACTTCCCCATGCCATTTCTTGTGACTGTCGAGGATGCATCCGAACGAATCGTCAGTGGCCTTGCCAAAGGCCATAACGAAATTGCCTTTCCGAAACGCTTTACCTGGATTCTCAAATGCCTGGGTGCCCTGCCCCAGTCACTGATTGATCGCATGGCCGCGTCTATGGCCCGCCGAAGTTCCAGCGAACAGGAAACAAATACATGA
- a CDS encoding nuclear transport factor 2 family protein, producing the protein MKTAPAIEVGRPDPGVPATLAEFRSLFDELDKGNLGKLPSVYSENIRFQDPLGVVSGLDALTRYFAKAYANVISCHFTFEAAVVEGGFASIPWVMHLQHKRIRRGREIQVAGISHLQIKNGKVCYHRDYFDAGQLLYENLPAIGSIIRWVKGYAG; encoded by the coding sequence ATGAAAACCGCCCCCGCTATTGAAGTCGGCCGCCCGGATCCCGGCGTGCCTGCCACACTGGCTGAGTTCAGGAGTCTGTTTGACGAACTCGACAAAGGCAACCTGGGTAAATTGCCTTCGGTTTACAGTGAGAACATCCGGTTTCAGGATCCCCTTGGCGTTGTGTCAGGCCTTGATGCTTTAACCCGATACTTCGCTAAAGCTTACGCAAACGTGATTTCCTGTCACTTCACATTTGAGGCCGCGGTAGTTGAGGGTGGTTTCGCCAGCATACCCTGGGTGATGCATTTGCAGCACAAACGGATTCGCCGTGGACGCGAAATTCAGGTAGCTGGTATCAGCCACCTGCAGATCAAAAACGGAAAAGTCTGCTACCACAGGGATTATTTTGACGCCGGGCAGCTTTTGTATGAAAACCTGCCTGCGATCGGGAGCATTATCCGTTGGGTAAAGGGATACGCAGGATGA
- a CDS encoding PP2C family protein-serine/threonine phosphatase, which yields MTSRTGRLLIRILIIDADEKARTELAHYLEIRGFYVSGYPDQATALASFKDSMPDIIFADLAPAEIRKLAGEFEENETFIPIVACTATESSVDVVDALRAGAADFLLKPSCKDKGALGDVIRQLLERVRVRRLNQLYRQELEEANSDLRDGIAELRADQRAGRKVQLRMLPEKEQITGGLYVDHLIKPSLYLSGDFLDYFPLTEDKTLVYIADVSGHGASSAFVTVLLKNLSNRLQRNLRRGSSDDILFPTRFLERINSELLDTGLGKHVTMFVGIISLTERTLEYAVGGHFPMPILSFEGGRTAFLEGSGLPVGLFESPQWEMYKVPLDSPFHLILFSDGILEVIRQKSLDEKEQRLLELVSGGRHTVASLSEALNLDEITELPDDIGIVTVTDTVKVSEDMSLK from the coding sequence ATGACCTCGCGCACCGGGCGCTTATTAATCCGTATACTTATCATCGATGCAGATGAGAAAGCTCGTACTGAGCTTGCGCATTATCTGGAAATTCGAGGATTTTACGTTTCTGGCTATCCCGATCAGGCCACCGCGCTTGCGTCTTTCAAAGATAGCATGCCCGACATCATATTTGCCGATCTTGCTCCTGCGGAAATCCGTAAGCTCGCGGGCGAGTTTGAAGAGAACGAAACATTTATCCCCATCGTTGCCTGTACGGCTACCGAGTCAAGTGTCGACGTGGTGGATGCGCTCCGTGCCGGAGCCGCGGATTTCCTGCTCAAACCCTCTTGTAAAGACAAAGGTGCACTGGGCGATGTTATCCGCCAACTGCTTGAAAGAGTAAGGGTTCGCCGCCTGAACCAGCTTTACAGACAAGAGCTGGAAGAAGCAAACAGCGATCTGAGAGATGGTATAGCCGAGTTGCGTGCGGATCAGAGAGCAGGGCGCAAGGTGCAGCTACGGATGCTGCCCGAGAAGGAGCAGATTACCGGTGGCCTCTATGTGGATCACCTGATCAAGCCATCCTTATATCTCAGTGGTGATTTTCTCGACTATTTCCCGCTCACCGAAGACAAAACGCTGGTTTATATTGCCGATGTATCCGGCCATGGTGCCAGCTCGGCGTTCGTGACTGTACTGCTTAAAAACCTCAGCAACCGTTTGCAGCGAAACCTGCGCCGGGGGTCCAGTGACGATATCCTTTTTCCCACACGGTTTCTTGAGCGCATTAACTCGGAACTGCTGGATACCGGCCTGGGCAAGCACGTTACTATGTTTGTCGGGATCATTTCGTTAACTGAGCGTACATTGGAATATGCGGTAGGAGGGCACTTTCCGATGCCCATACTGTCATTTGAAGGTGGAAGGACAGCTTTTCTGGAGGGTAGTGGCCTTCCGGTAGGGCTGTTTGAGTCCCCCCAGTGGGAAATGTATAAGGTTCCTCTGGACAGTCCTTTTCACCTGATTCTGTTTTCTGACGGCATTCTCGAAGTGATCCGCCAGAAAAGTCTTGATGAAAAGGAGCAGAGACTACTTGAACTCGTATCTGGAGGTCGGCACACTGTCGCATCTCTAAGCGAGGCTCTCAATCTCGATGAGATCACAGAGTTACCGGACGACATCGGTATTGTGACAGTTACTGATACGGTTAAAGTGTCAGAGGATATGTCCTTGAAATAG
- a CDS encoding STAS domain-containing protein: protein MAGYKILQAEKQGIYVLKFIGEIRLNLCCTLDNLVDSITLDPHFKTVVIDLTETEIIDSTTLGLLAKIAMAAQKQSHFLPTLISTNPDISRIITSMGFDKIFIIVREPASRIEELEEIPVLRASEQEVRNKVLDAHKVLMGLNKQNREEFKNLVRALECEEPG from the coding sequence ATGGCTGGTTATAAAATCCTGCAGGCTGAAAAACAGGGCATTTACGTCCTGAAGTTTATTGGAGAGATCCGGCTGAACCTTTGTTGCACGCTGGACAATCTGGTTGACTCCATCACCCTGGATCCGCATTTCAAAACCGTGGTGATTGACCTCACGGAAACAGAAATTATTGACAGTACCACCCTCGGCCTGCTTGCCAAGATAGCCATGGCAGCCCAGAAGCAAAGCCACTTCTTACCTACGTTGATTTCCACCAATCCGGACATTAGCCGTATTATCACTTCCATGGGTTTCGACAAAATTTTCATTATTGTCCGGGAACCTGCCTCGCGTATTGAAGAGCTAGAAGAAATACCTGTGCTCAGGGCCAGCGAACAGGAAGTTCGTAACAAGGTACTTGATGCCCATAAAGTTCTTATGGGGCTGAACAAACAAAACCGGGAAGAGTTCAAAAACCTGGTGCGCGCACTGGAATGCGAAGAGCCTGGCTGA
- a CDS encoding NAD(P)/FAD-dependent oxidoreductase, with translation MFDETFIAMGIRRIAIIGSGIAGLTAAIKLKEQGHDVSLFEKSRGPGGRLAAKRVANGSVDVGAQYFTSRNPEFLPFLTRFAGNSSFTTWDGQFGFQGKDGQWQEFPDEPRYVGIPRMTAVSRALSAHVTVTAETRIERIVRNDNGWVLSDRAGNVQAVEFDSVIITAPPAQARDLLVQSNLPEQAAYLDDAVTRVLPCWAVAAHFKETPWPRHEGMRCDHPSLFWVANNSSKPGRKGEDQGGRGSWWVLHASSEWSQRNLETTPDQVAAELIAAFRELTGSDLMATDSVTHRWLYARSEGGSSPGHLWFPEQDIGLAGDWLSGGRVEGAFDSACSLVSAYVATDASR, from the coding sequence ATGTTTGACGAGACGTTTATTGCTATGGGTATACGCCGTATTGCGATTATTGGTTCAGGCATAGCAGGCCTGACTGCAGCCATCAAGTTGAAAGAGCAGGGGCATGATGTAAGCCTGTTTGAAAAAAGCAGAGGGCCGGGAGGCCGGCTGGCGGCCAAAAGGGTAGCCAATGGCTCAGTTGATGTGGGGGCACAGTATTTTACCTCCCGGAACCCGGAGTTCCTGCCATTCCTTACCCGGTTCGCCGGGAACAGCAGTTTTACTACATGGGATGGCCAGTTTGGCTTCCAGGGCAAAGATGGGCAGTGGCAGGAGTTTCCGGATGAACCGAGATATGTCGGTATTCCCAGGATGACCGCGGTTTCCAGAGCATTATCTGCCCACGTCACAGTAACTGCGGAGACACGGATTGAACGCATTGTGCGTAATGACAATGGCTGGGTTCTGTCGGATAGGGCCGGGAATGTTCAGGCCGTCGAGTTCGACTCAGTTATTATCACTGCGCCACCAGCCCAGGCCCGGGATTTACTTGTGCAGAGTAACCTGCCCGAACAGGCGGCATATCTGGATGATGCAGTTACCCGGGTTTTACCCTGCTGGGCAGTGGCTGCACATTTCAAAGAAACTCCATGGCCCCGCCACGAAGGTATGCGCTGCGACCATCCATCACTTTTCTGGGTGGCGAATAACTCAAGTAAACCTGGCCGAAAGGGTGAAGACCAGGGTGGCAGGGGATCATGGTGGGTGCTACATGCAAGCTCAGAATGGAGCCAGCGAAACCTGGAAACCACGCCAGATCAGGTTGCTGCAGAGCTGATTGCGGCATTCAGGGAACTTACCGGCTCGGACCTGATGGCTACCGACTCAGTAACGCACCGTTGGCTGTATGCCCGCTCAGAAGGCGGATCCAGTCCGGGCCACCTTTGGTTTCCGGAGCAGGACATAGGTCTTGCTGGTGACTGGCTTAGCGGGGGCCGGGTTGAAGGCGCCTTCGACAGCGCCTGCAGCCTTGTCTCCGCATACGTGGCAACTGATGCTAGCCGGTAA
- a CDS encoding SAM-dependent methyltransferase, which translates to MENMNTSVSRVANGQSGPSVIDKAARSLVIQQLKQLGEGILTIQEDGMDDLVFGDGNSKHLPAVLIIHDPGTWRDLLTGGSIGAAEAYVAGDWSSPDLVALLRFFTRNIDRMNEFEDRFSWITKPALKGLHWLNRNTRDGSRKNISAHYDLGNDLFETFLDSTMMYSSAIYPDEESTLEEAAVHKLDTICRKLDLQPGDRVIEIGTGWGGFAIHAAKHYGCHVTTTTISKEQLELARKRVLREGLEDRITLLFDDYRDLAGQFDKLVSIEMIEAVGPQFLDSYFSQIHALLKPDGLALIQAINMPEQRYERALKNVDFIQRFIFPGSFIPSFGTILESVRNQSNLVLTHSEDTGFHYARTLRDWCDRFMSNREKLDSMGYDQAFRRLWHFYFAYCEAGFSERAIGVSQLVFAKLGNKRQNILSV; encoded by the coding sequence ATGGAGAACATGAATACATCAGTCAGCCGCGTTGCCAACGGACAGTCTGGCCCATCCGTGATAGACAAAGCTGCCCGAAGCCTGGTAATCCAGCAACTCAAACAGTTGGGGGAAGGCATTCTCACCATCCAGGAAGACGGCATGGATGACCTGGTGTTTGGCGATGGAAACAGCAAGCATCTTCCTGCGGTGCTGATAATTCACGATCCCGGCACCTGGCGGGATTTACTGACCGGTGGCAGCATTGGCGCCGCTGAAGCCTACGTGGCGGGTGACTGGTCATCGCCCGACCTTGTAGCCCTGCTTCGGTTCTTCACCCGTAACATTGACCGCATGAATGAATTTGAAGACCGGTTCAGCTGGATAACCAAGCCAGCCCTCAAAGGGCTGCACTGGCTGAACCGCAATACCAGAGACGGATCCAGAAAGAACATCAGTGCCCATTATGATCTCGGCAATGACCTGTTCGAGACCTTTCTGGATTCCACGATGATGTACTCCTCCGCCATCTATCCCGATGAAGAGTCCACTCTTGAAGAAGCAGCGGTTCACAAACTTGATACGATCTGCCGGAAGCTGGATTTACAACCGGGTGACCGTGTAATCGAAATCGGAACCGGCTGGGGTGGTTTTGCGATACACGCGGCAAAGCACTACGGCTGCCATGTAACGACAACCACCATTTCCAAAGAGCAGCTGGAACTCGCCCGGAAACGCGTTCTGAGGGAAGGTCTGGAAGACAGAATCACTTTGCTGTTCGATGACTACCGTGACCTGGCTGGCCAGTTCGACAAGCTGGTTTCAATTGAAATGATTGAGGCCGTAGGTCCCCAGTTTCTGGACAGCTATTTCAGCCAGATTCACGCCCTGCTGAAACCTGATGGTCTTGCTCTTATTCAAGCGATCAATATGCCGGAGCAGCGCTATGAGCGCGCTCTGAAAAACGTGGACTTCATTCAGCGCTTTATCTTTCCCGGAAGCTTCATTCCATCGTTTGGCACGATCCTGGAATCTGTGCGAAATCAGTCAAACCTTGTCCTGACCCATTCGGAAGACACAGGTTTTCATTACGCCCGCACCCTGCGCGACTGGTGTGATCGTTTTATGTCCAACCGGGAAAAGCTAGATAGCATGGGTTATGACCAGGCCTTCCGCAGGCTCTGGCACTTCTATTTTGCCTATTGCGAAGCGGGATTCTCAGAGCGTGCCATCGGCGTTTCACAACTGGTTTTCGCCAA